In Nostoc sp. GT001, a genomic segment contains:
- a CDS encoding ATP-binding protein, producing MEMNLQFPGINLISLKEAPIHISSQIQPHGVLLVLDEPELKILQVSTNTLKIFGVSPENMLNKKLEDLLDPFQIERIKIGLSGENLDFINPTKVWVRKKGDEYIVLDAVFHRNTEGFLILELEPALTQENIPFLSFYHLARASINQLEKTANLRDFCQVIVQEVRKITEFDRVMLYKFDDDGHGSVVAEEKLESLEPYLGLHYPESDIPKPARKLFAANSIRIIPDAYSQPVKLFPVNNPISDRPINLTNSILRSAAPCHTEYLHNMGVGASLTISLIKDQKLWGLIACHHQSPKHVSYELRKACEFLGRVIFAEISAREETEDYYHRINLTHLQSILIEYMSQEENFIDGLVKNPQHLLDLASAQGAAVCFGGNCTVVGETPREEDLNFLVQWLKNNVEEEVFSTDSLPQIYPDAESFKNVASGLLAIPIAKRNYVLWFRPEVIQTVNWGGDPNKAFEVNQSEGNVRLCPRKSFELWKETVRLTSLPWKDVEVKAALELRKAIVNIVLRQADELAQLAQDLERSNAELKKFAYVASHDLQEPLNQVVNYVQLLEMRYSEELDEDAQEFISYAVQGVSLMQTLIDDVLAYSKVDMQAIAFQMNDVEKALNRALGNLRQRINETGATITHDPLPVVMADSTQLMQLFQNLIGNAIKFHSDQPPQIHLGAERIEDAWLFSVRDNGIGIDPKFSDRIFVIFQRLHTRDEYTGTGMGLAICKKIVECHRGRIWVESELGEGATFYFTIPVGGRELERRNGRKTQNHLFGRGQ from the coding sequence ATGGAAATGAATTTACAATTCCCAGGTATTAATTTAATTAGCTTGAAAGAGGCACCGATTCATATTTCTAGCCAAATTCAGCCTCATGGTGTCCTGTTAGTTTTGGACGAGCCTGAGCTAAAAATATTACAAGTTAGCACCAATACATTAAAGATTTTCGGAGTTTCTCCCGAAAATATGTTAAACAAAAAACTAGAAGATTTACTCGATCCCTTTCAGATAGAGAGAATTAAAATAGGGCTATCCGGGGAAAATCTTGATTTTATTAATCCCACCAAAGTTTGGGTGCGAAAAAAAGGTGATGAATATATAGTATTGGATGCAGTATTTCACCGTAATACAGAAGGGTTTTTAATTCTGGAGTTAGAACCTGCTCTTACTCAAGAAAATATCCCATTTTTAAGCTTTTATCATCTAGCTAGAGCTTCCATAAATCAACTAGAAAAAACAGCAAATCTTCGCGACTTTTGTCAAGTTATCGTTCAAGAAGTTCGGAAAATAACGGAATTTGACAGGGTAATGTTATATAAATTCGATGATGATGGGCATGGTTCCGTTGTCGCTGAAGAAAAACTAGAAAGCCTAGAACCATACTTAGGGCTGCATTACCCAGAGTCAGATATTCCCAAACCAGCAAGAAAATTATTTGCTGCTAATTCGATCAGAATTATCCCGGATGCTTATTCCCAGCCAGTCAAGCTGTTTCCTGTCAATAATCCAATTAGCGATCGCCCGATTAATTTAACCAACTCTATTCTCAGAAGTGCGGCTCCCTGTCATACAGAGTACTTGCATAATATGGGTGTTGGTGCTTCACTAACGATCTCTTTAATTAAAGACCAAAAACTTTGGGGATTAATTGCTTGTCATCATCAATCTCCTAAACATGTTTCCTACGAATTGCGTAAAGCTTGTGAATTTTTGGGGCGAGTGATATTTGCAGAAATCTCAGCTAGAGAAGAGACAGAAGACTACTATCACCGGATAAATCTGACACACCTTCAATCAATCTTGATTGAATACATGTCTCAAGAAGAAAACTTTATTGATGGTTTAGTCAAAAACCCGCAGCATCTTTTAGATTTAGCCAGCGCTCAAGGTGCAGCCGTTTGTTTTGGCGGAAATTGCACGGTAGTTGGTGAAACCCCTAGAGAAGAAGACCTGAATTTTTTAGTCCAATGGCTCAAGAATAATGTTGAAGAAGAAGTTTTCTCTACAGATTCTTTGCCACAGATTTATCCAGATGCCGAAAGTTTTAAAAATGTCGCCAGTGGTTTATTAGCTATTCCCATCGCCAAGCGAAATTATGTTTTGTGGTTTAGACCGGAAGTAATTCAAACTGTAAATTGGGGTGGCGATCCTAATAAGGCATTTGAAGTTAACCAGTCAGAAGGAAACGTTCGTCTGTGTCCGCGCAAATCATTTGAACTGTGGAAAGAAACGGTTCGCTTAACATCTTTACCTTGGAAAGATGTAGAAGTTAAAGCAGCATTAGAATTGCGGAAAGCAATTGTTAATATTGTGCTGCGTCAAGCCGATGAACTAGCCCAGTTAGCGCAGGATTTAGAACGTTCTAACGCCGAATTGAAAAAGTTTGCCTACGTCGCCTCTCATGATTTGCAAGAACCACTCAATCAAGTTGTGAATTACGTGCAACTGTTAGAGATGCGCTATAGCGAAGAACTTGACGAAGATGCTCAGGAGTTTATTAGTTACGCTGTGCAGGGAGTTAGCCTGATGCAGACGTTGATTGATGATGTGCTGGCATACTCGAAAGTCGATATGCAAGCGATCGCATTTCAAATGAACGATGTAGAGAAAGCCTTAAATCGAGCGCTGGGCAATTTGCGTCAACGCATTAATGAAACTGGGGCTACTATCACCCACGACCCCTTACCCGTAGTTATGGCTGACAGCACCCAACTGATGCAGCTATTCCAAAACCTTATCGGTAACGCCATTAAGTTCCACAGTGACCAGCCACCACAAATCCATCTGGGAGCAGAAAGGATAGAAGATGCATGGCTGTTCTCAGTTCGGGATAATGGTATTGGTATTGATCCGAAATTTAGCGATCGCATTTTCGTAATCTTTCAGCGTTTACATACGCGGGATGAATATACTGGTACAGGTATGGGTTTAGCCATCTGTAAGAAGATTGTCGAATGTCACCGGGGGCGGATCTGGGTAGAGTCAGAACTGGGTGAAGGGGCAACCTTCTACTTTACGATTCCAGTTGGAGGACGCGAACTTGAGCGTAGAAACGGGAGAAAAACACAAAACCATCTTTTTGGTCGAGGACAATAA
- a CDS encoding hybrid sensor histidine kinase/response regulator, giving the protein MVVSYSVKILLIEDNLASARLLQEFLKQAQSQEFTLVHVMRLGEALQELNQCNYDVILLDLTLPDSQGLSSLPPLIDRAPSIPIVVLTNTNDEELAIEAVRQGAQDYLVKRQVNVDVLVRSLRYAIERKQVLESLRTVNETLQTRVEERTAELVKANELNQFKSEFVSMLSHDIRNPLNTILLAAGLLQNQDERLTKEKKQNHLKMIRSAIKNMAKLLDEVTFIGKADSGRLGFEVICLDLEAFCRQMVDEVRLIANDKQLTLVFASFGQLDDALWDESLLRHILGNLLSNAIKYSLPGGMVRFELIGQEKAVIFRVQDWGIGIPQENQKRLFQPFRRADNVGNIPGTGLGLAIAKKCVDAHGGEIVVNSQVGVGTTFTVTLPLIGI; this is encoded by the coding sequence ATGGTTGTAAGCTACTCAGTAAAAATCTTGTTAATTGAGGATAACCTGGCTTCTGCTAGGTTGTTACAAGAGTTTCTGAAACAAGCCCAGTCCCAAGAGTTTACTCTGGTTCATGTGATGCGATTGGGGGAAGCACTTCAGGAACTAAATCAATGTAATTATGACGTTATTTTATTAGATTTAACTCTACCTGACAGTCAAGGATTGTCATCTCTACCTCCTCTGATCGATCGAGCGCCAAGTATACCGATTGTTGTCCTAACCAATACAAATGACGAAGAACTGGCAATTGAGGCAGTGCGGCAGGGGGCACAAGATTATCTAGTCAAGCGCCAGGTAAATGTAGATGTGTTGGTTCGTTCTTTGCGTTATGCGATCGAGCGCAAGCAAGTTTTAGAATCATTACGCACAGTCAATGAAACGTTACAAACTAGGGTTGAAGAACGAACTGCGGAACTGGTGAAAGCTAATGAACTCAACCAGTTCAAATCTGAATTTGTCTCAATGCTCTCCCATGACATCCGCAATCCGCTAAATACTATTCTCTTGGCTGCTGGATTGCTACAAAATCAGGATGAAAGATTAACCAAAGAGAAAAAACAGAATCATTTGAAAATGATTCGCTCGGCAATTAAAAACATGGCAAAGCTATTGGATGAAGTTACATTCATCGGTAAAGCTGATTCTGGTAGACTCGGTTTTGAAGTCATCTGCTTAGATTTAGAAGCTTTTTGCCGCCAAATGGTCGATGAAGTTCGATTGATTGCAAATGATAAGCAACTGACTTTGGTGTTCGCCAGTTTTGGGCAATTAGATGACGCTTTATGGGATGAAAGCTTACTGCGGCACATTTTGGGCAATTTACTTAGCAATGCTATTAAGTATTCACTACCGGGCGGCATGGTGCGCTTTGAACTAATTGGTCAGGAAAAAGCGGTAATTTTCCGAGTTCAAGATTGGGGAATTGGCATTCCTCAAGAAAATCAAAAACGACTGTTTCAGCCTTTCCGACGTGCGGACAACGTGGGAAATATACCTGGTACTGGCTTGGGGCTAGCGATCGCCAAAAAATGTGTCGATGCACACGGGGGAGAAATTGTAGTTAATAGTCAGGTTGGAGTCGGTACTACATTTACTGTCACTCTCCCTTTGATCGGAATTTAA
- a CDS encoding response regulator, which produces MSVETGEKHKTIFLVEDNKADIRLIQEALKNSSVPYQVVTVRDGIDAMAYLRQEGEYADALRPDLILLDLNLPKKDGREVLAEIKADPALKRIPVVVLTTSKNEDDIFHSYNLHVNCYITKSRNLNQLFQIVKSIEDFWLGTVTLPSE; this is translated from the coding sequence TTGAGCGTAGAAACGGGAGAAAAACACAAAACCATCTTTTTGGTCGAGGACAATAAAGCTGACATTCGCTTAATCCAAGAAGCGTTGAAAAATAGTTCAGTGCCCTACCAAGTGGTAACGGTCAGGGATGGTATAGATGCTATGGCTTATTTACGCCAAGAAGGTGAATATGCTGATGCACTACGCCCTGACCTCATTCTGTTGGATTTGAACTTACCTAAAAAAGACGGTAGAGAAGTGCTGGCGGAAATAAAAGCCGACCCAGCACTAAAACGCATTCCAGTTGTTGTGTTAACAACCTCTAAAAATGAGGATGACATTTTTCACAGCTACAATTTGCACGTGAATTGTTATATCACTAAATCCCGCAACCTCAACCAATTATTTCAAATCGTCAAGAGTATTGAAGATTTTTGGCTAGGTACTGTGACGCTACCATCGGAGTGA